The Bicyclus anynana chromosome 3, ilBicAnyn1.1, whole genome shotgun sequence genome has a window encoding:
- the LOC112058574 gene encoding GDP-fucose protein O-fucosyltransferase 1 isoform X1: MIIKFTILALNLVTILSYKTYGYLVYCPCMGRFGNQADHFLGALAFSKAINRTLVLPPWVEYRYGEVKSIQVPFDTYFNIEPLNRYHQVITMEDFMDTVALVIWPPQERISFCYTQRVGEIDNSCNAKSGNPFGPFWDTFNIDFVKSIFYGPLNYDAHNSKMMESWTKTYPPKQWPVLAFTGAPASFPVQFENVHLQKYLIWSDDILSKSRSFIKNNMSGGGFLGIHLRNGPDWVKACQHIPDSPKLFSAPQCVGYKNEKGKLTSSMCLPQKSEIIKQIKRALKKFKDIKYVFVASDSNHMIEDLKTSVKNMELTILKHQPSNPHLDLAILGQANYFIGNCVSSFTAFVKRERDAKGLPSEFWSFPDRKKFKHEEL; encoded by the exons ATGATTATTAAATTTACTATATTAGCATTGAATTTAGTTACTATTTTAAGTTACAAAACGTATGGATACCTTGTTTATTGTCCTTGCATGG GTAGATTTGGCAACCAAGCCGATCATTTTTTAGGGGCTTTAGCATTTAGTAAAGCGATCAACCGGACACTTGTTTTACCACCATGGGTTGAATATAGATATGGAGAAGTAAAATCCATACAAGTTCCATTTGACACCTATTTTAACATTGAACCTTTAAATCGGTACCATCAAGTTATAACCATGGAAGATTTTATGGATACTGTTGCACTGGTTATTTGGCCGCCCCAAGAAAGAATCTCTTTTTGCTATACTCAGAGAGTTGGTGAAATCGACAACAGTTGCAATGCAAAATCTGGTAATCCTTTTGGGCCATTTTGGGATACATTTAATATAGATTTTgtcaaatcaatattttatggACCCTTGAACTATGATGCTCATAATAGCAAAATGATGGAATCTTGGACAAAAACGTATCCACCTAAACAATGGCCTGTGTTGGCTTTTACAG GTGCACCAGCAAGCTTTCCTGTACAATTTGAAAATGTACActtgcaaaaatatttaatttggagTGATGATATTCTGAGCAAATCAAgatcatttataaaaaacaatatgagTGGTGGTGGTTTTCTAGGAATACATTTAAGAAATGGCCCAGATTGGGTGAAAGCATGTCAACACATACCAGATAGCCCTAAATTGTTTTCTGCGCCGCAATGTGTTggatataaaaatgaaaaaggaaAATTAACATCCTCGATGTGCCTTCCACAGAAAAGtgaaataattaa gcAAATTAAGAGAGCTCTTAAAAAATTTAAGGACATTAAGTACGTATTTGTTGCATCAGACTCTAACCACATGATTGAAGACTTGAAAACTTCAGTTAAGAATATGGAATTGACAATACTAAAGCATCAACCAAGCAATCCACATCTGGATTTAGCTATTCTAGGTCAAGCCAACTATTTTATTGGTAACTGTGTATCTTCATTCACAGCATTTGTAAAACGTGAAAGAGATGCTAAAGGCTTACCCTCCGAATTTTGGTCATTTCCTGATAGAAAAAAGTTTAAACATGAAGAGCTTTAA
- the LOC112058574 gene encoding GDP-fucose protein O-fucosyltransferase 1 isoform X2, with the protein MIIKFTILALNLVTILSYKTFGNQADHFLGALAFSKAINRTLVLPPWVEYRYGEVKSIQVPFDTYFNIEPLNRYHQVITMEDFMDTVALVIWPPQERISFCYTQRVGEIDNSCNAKSGNPFGPFWDTFNIDFVKSIFYGPLNYDAHNSKMMESWTKTYPPKQWPVLAFTGAPASFPVQFENVHLQKYLIWSDDILSKSRSFIKNNMSGGGFLGIHLRNGPDWVKACQHIPDSPKLFSAPQCVGYKNEKGKLTSSMCLPQKSEIIKQIKRALKKFKDIKYVFVASDSNHMIEDLKTSVKNMELTILKHQPSNPHLDLAILGQANYFIGNCVSSFTAFVKRERDAKGLPSEFWSFPDRKKFKHEEL; encoded by the exons ATGATTATTAAATTTACTATATTAGCATTGAATTTAGTTACTATTTTAAGTTACAAAAC ATTTGGCAACCAAGCCGATCATTTTTTAGGGGCTTTAGCATTTAGTAAAGCGATCAACCGGACACTTGTTTTACCACCATGGGTTGAATATAGATATGGAGAAGTAAAATCCATACAAGTTCCATTTGACACCTATTTTAACATTGAACCTTTAAATCGGTACCATCAAGTTATAACCATGGAAGATTTTATGGATACTGTTGCACTGGTTATTTGGCCGCCCCAAGAAAGAATCTCTTTTTGCTATACTCAGAGAGTTGGTGAAATCGACAACAGTTGCAATGCAAAATCTGGTAATCCTTTTGGGCCATTTTGGGATACATTTAATATAGATTTTgtcaaatcaatattttatggACCCTTGAACTATGATGCTCATAATAGCAAAATGATGGAATCTTGGACAAAAACGTATCCACCTAAACAATGGCCTGTGTTGGCTTTTACAG GTGCACCAGCAAGCTTTCCTGTACAATTTGAAAATGTACActtgcaaaaatatttaatttggagTGATGATATTCTGAGCAAATCAAgatcatttataaaaaacaatatgagTGGTGGTGGTTTTCTAGGAATACATTTAAGAAATGGCCCAGATTGGGTGAAAGCATGTCAACACATACCAGATAGCCCTAAATTGTTTTCTGCGCCGCAATGTGTTggatataaaaatgaaaaaggaaAATTAACATCCTCGATGTGCCTTCCACAGAAAAGtgaaataattaa gcAAATTAAGAGAGCTCTTAAAAAATTTAAGGACATTAAGTACGTATTTGTTGCATCAGACTCTAACCACATGATTGAAGACTTGAAAACTTCAGTTAAGAATATGGAATTGACAATACTAAAGCATCAACCAAGCAATCCACATCTGGATTTAGCTATTCTAGGTCAAGCCAACTATTTTATTGGTAACTGTGTATCTTCATTCACAGCATTTGTAAAACGTGAAAGAGATGCTAAAGGCTTACCCTCCGAATTTTGGTCATTTCCTGATAGAAAAAAGTTTAAACATGAAGAGCTTTAA
- the LOC112058575 gene encoding 60S ribosomal protein L35 encodes MGKVKCSELRTKDKKELFKQLEELKTELTNLRVAKVTGGVASKLSKIRVVRKAIARVYIVYHQNMKVNLRNHYKNKKYKPLDLRPKKTRAMRKALTKHEAKIKTQKEIRKKSLFPPRVYAVKA; translated from the exons ATG gGTAAAGTTAAGTGTTCGGAGTTGCGAACTAAAGACaagaaagaacttttcaaacaACTTGAAGAGTTAAAAACCGAGTTAACCAATTTACGTGTTGCCAAAGTTACTGGTGGAGTGGCAtcaaaactttcaaaaat aCGTGTTGTCAGGAAAGCAATAGCACGTGTTTACATTGTATACCACCAAAATATGAAGGTTAACTTGAGAAATCATTACAAAAACAAGAAATATAAGCCACTTGACCTAAGGCCTAAGAAGACGCGTGCAATGCGTAAGGCACTTACCAAGCATGAagcaaaaattaaaactcaaaaagAGATAAGAAAGAAGTCCTTGTTTCCTCCTAGAGTGTATGCTGTAAAagcataa
- the LOC112058589 gene encoding alpha N-terminal protein methyltransferase 1 codes for MNMENVINYKKASEYWAEIPATLDGVLGGFGFISDIDIDGSKLFLQSLLSSNNAPATGTALDCGAGIGRITKYLLAPTFDTVDAIEPDGKFIETIMNFVGEYKVKIDKLYQTSLQMFVPEKKYDVIWNQWVLGYLKDKDLVSYLLCCRNALSQNGVLIVKENVTSSGKIEEDETDSSITRPLKKYLQIFKQAKLKRIKQCKQTNFPTGIYPVYMFALIPTDSNIETIQTEDTNGQQNR; via the exons atgaatatggaaaatgttattaattacaAGAAGGCCTCGGAATATTGGGCTGAGATACCAGCTACACTGGACGGAGTTCTAGGAGGGTTTGGATTTATATCAGATATTGATATAGATGGTTCAAAATTATTTCttcaatcattattatcatcaaacaATGCTCCAGCAACAGGAACTGCTCTCGATTGCGGTGCTGGCATAGGCAGAATAACAAAGTACCTCCTGGCACCAACTTTTGACACTGTAGATGCTATTGAACCTGATGGAAAATTTATTGAAACAATAATGAATTTTGTTGGGgaatataaagttaaaatagaTAAACTATATCAAACAAGTCTACAAATGTTTGTACCAGAGAAAAAGTATGATGTTATTTGGAACCAATGGGTACTAGGTTACTTGAAGGATAAAGATTTGGTTTCATATCTTCTTTGTTGcag aaATGCATTATCACAAAATGGGGTTTTGATTGTCAAAGAAAATGTCACTTCATCAGGTAAAATAGAGGAAGATGAAACAGATTCATCAATTACAAGGCCATTAAAGAAATACCTACAGATATTTAAACAAGCCAAACTTAAAAGAATAAAGcagtgcaaacaaacaaactttccgACAGGAATATATCCAGTTTACATGTTTGCGCTCATTCCTACTGACAGCAATATTGAAACTATACAAACTGAAGACACAAATGGACAACAAAATAGGTAG
- the LOC112058571 gene encoding uncharacterized protein LOC112058571, producing the protein MARFKEVKTLECLALTKLGEWIAKQAESQMQFTTALSQQHPNQAQITLNQNIENIRRYIDFHVPWMLHDKLVSEAIKALSDLLEKTKNSLGFRGSMTKFVSQMNVIVKMTEVLFTQNFTYVSIDIIPKMMRSIFYTKLHMLTGLIYLNLGSLSGGWKTSDMEESIIMALKELHHLKYLIINYDCTDNILRCIVKNCTKLTKLDVSCSKSITNESINVISKLKALKSVQLYHTFVTWEGFVNLLINSHNLEDIGRCDEIGKVLEFIHINCPETCPFNLKIYVSRYATSYHLQLAVAMCPNICSMTVFHNTLQSDLMVLIELKNLYDLKLLSCDFYADQIKQVLQVKGCNLLKLHLEHVDQIDLNALMYISQMCPLLESLTFYNCTLIQHTSLYTKKLEILPFRNLKRLTCVSTFTDEQLLFLLTNCVNVEFIQVGTAIQLTDEFMFKLLENNPLIYLKELRIMQSDFLTILSVEKIIQSCMSLEILVELESWSLITESDREYIRNYIKINNFNVDTTPIRRYDA; encoded by the coding sequence ATGGCGAGGTTTAAAGAGGTAAAAACTCTCGAATGTTTGGCCTTAACGAAGCTCGGAGAATGGATTGCAAAGCAAGCAGAAAGCCAAATGCAATTTACTACAGCACTTTCCCAACAACACCCTAACCAAGCGCAGATAACATTAAACCagaatattgaaaatatccGCCGTTATATAGATTTCCATGTTCCGTGGATGCTTCATGATAAGTTAGTTAGTGAAGCTATAAAAGCATTGTCTGATTTGTTAGAAAAGACAAAGAATTCTTTGGGATTTCGAGGCTCCATGACTAAGTTTGTTAGCCAGATGAATGTTATTGTGAAAATGACTGAAGTTTTGTTTACGCAAAATTTTACTTATGTTTCAATCGATATTATACCAAAGATGATGCGCTCAATATTCTATACTAAACTTCACATGTTGACAGGCCTCATATATTTGAACCTAGGCTCTCTGTCCGGCGGCTGGAAAACGTCTGACATGGAAGAATCAATAATAATGGCTTTAAAGGAGTTACACCACCTCAAATATCTCATTATAAATTACGATTGTACAGATAATATATTAAGGTGTATAgtaaaaaattgtacaaaattaacaaaattagatGTATCGTGCTCAAAATCTATAACTAATGAAAGTATAAACGTCATTAGTAAATTAAAAGCATTGAAGTCCGTTCAGTTGTATCATACATTTGTTACATGGGAAGGGTTTGTTAATTTATTGATCAATAGTCATAACTTAGAAGACATCGGCAGATGTGACGAAATAGGCAAAGTTCTGGAATTCATACATATTAATTGTCCAGAAACCTGTCCGTTCAACTTAAAAATCTACGTAAGTCGATACGCTACCAGTTACCACCTGCAACTAGCAGTAGCAATGTGCCCGAACATTTGCAGTATGACTGTGTTTCACAACACTTTGCAAAGTGACCTAATGGTACTAATCGAATTAAAGAATTTGTATGATTTAAAACTATTATCATGCGATTTTTATGCTGACCAAATAAAACAAGTACTTCAAGTAAAAGGTTGTAACCTTCTCAAGTTACACCTTGAACATGTCGATCAAATTGATTTGAATGCCCTAATGTATATAAGTCAAATGTGTCCTTTACTTGAAAGTTTGACTTTTTATAATTGCACTTTAATTCAACATACATCTTTGTATACCAAAAAATTGGAAATATTGCCCTTCAGAAATTTGAAAAGGCTGACGTGCGTTTCAACATTTACAGACGagcaattgttatttttattgacaaatTGCGTTAATGTTGAATTCATCCAAGTGGGGACAGCTATTCAACTTACGGATGAATTTATGTTCAAGTTATTGGAAAATAATCCGttgatatatttaaaagaattacGAATTATGCAATCTGACTTTTTAACGATATTATCGGTAGAAAAAATTATTCAGAGTTGTATGAGCTTagaaatattagtagaattagaGAGTTGGTCTTTAATAACAGAAAGTGATAGAGAATATATTAGaaactatataaaaatcaaCAACTTTAATGTTGACACAACTCCAATACGGAGATACGATGCTTAA